From the Primulina tabacum isolate GXHZ01 chromosome 15, ASM2559414v2, whole genome shotgun sequence genome, one window contains:
- the LOC142526005 gene encoding uncharacterized protein LOC142526005 — translation MVNTTTETTEGALVIFDGENREQPETSGAISPGITIETESLFEEISAIQTHLVGIMTSISDIRSTLFLHTMRTDSIKDNTMGELEYNPEIEKTSKRLRKQARLRREKQPSSLSPCLDVSLDSDEDTERESKLDLKTERSESDQEEMAGQAQRTLRELANPNVIQQPLCIQFPTTDATFELKSGLIHLLPTFRGLAGEDPHKHLKEFHIVCTAMKPQRITEEQISLRAFPFSLADKAKDWLYYLPSGTITTWDNMKQQFLEKFFPASRAANIRKDICGIRQLQGEALYEYWERFKQLCSSCPQHQIPEQLLVQYFYKGLSLFDRNMIDAASGGALVNKTPQEARALISNMAANAQQFRQVQQLKTCGVCAMVGHPTDMCPALQEETTQQANAIGGFPGQPQRRYDPYSNSYNPGWRDHPNFSYKNQGGQQGYPQQNWNKQHAPEQTSNSGMSLDEIVKALAENTQKFQQETRASIQNLGTQITQIATSVSKLETQNSGKLPSQTVVNPKENASAMILRSGKEINQKNTSPTKDAEERGTNEEIEGESEKQPKVNSKSFSSTISNVVVPPFPSRLEKSKKMDYETEVLETFRKVEINIPLIDAIKQIPRYAKFLKDLCTNKRRLKSDEKVSVGENVSAVIKKSLPNKCKDPGMLTMHCVNGNLKIERAMLDFGASINVMPYSIYCALNLGPLKETRVVIQLADRSNAYPEGVVEDVLVQVKELIFPADFYILRMEEDSTAISATILLGRSFMKTARTKIDVEEGTLSVEFDGEIVKFSIFDAMKYPNENHSICSIDIVDSIVQEHFEETYEIDSFHMQAQLEVEGEIAEAWEISKTG, via the exons atggtcaataCTACAACTGAAACAACTGAAGGGGCACTGGTCATTTTCGATGGAGAGAACAGAGAGCAACCAGAAACTTCCGGAGCCATATCTCCTGGCATTACAATAGAAACTGAGTCTCTGTTCGAAGAAATTTCAGCTATTCAGACCCACCTTGTCGGTataatgacttccatttctgaCATCCGATCAACGCTATTCTTGCACACAATGAGGACTGATTCTATTAAGGATAATACCATGG GTGAACTCGAATACAATCCGGAAATCGAGAAGACATCTAAGAGATTGAGAAAACAAGCAAGATTAAGGCGTGAAAAGCAACCATCATCATTATCTCCTTGTTTGGACGTATCATTGGACTCCGACGAAGACACTGAAAGAGAATCCAAACTTGATCTTAAGACGGAAAGAAGCGAAAGTGACCAAGAAGAAATGGCAGGACAAGCTCAAAGAACACTCAGGGAGTTGGCTAATCCTAATGTTATTCAACAACCATTATGCATTCAATTCCCTACTACTGATGCTACTTTTGAATTAAAATCTGGCTTGATTCATTTATTGCCTACTTTTCGTGGTCTTGCAGGTGAAGATCCCCATAAACAtctgaaagagtttcatattgTTTGCACAGCCATGAAACCGCAAAGAATCACAGAGGAACAAATTTCACTGCGAGCTTTTCCATTCTCTTTAGCTGATAAGGCTAAAGATTGGCTCTATTACTTGCCCTCTGGGACGATCACGACTTGGGATAATatgaaacaacaatttttggagAAGTTTTTCCCAGCTTCGCGAGCAGCAAACATCAGAAAAGACATTTGTGGGATTAGACAGTTACAAGGAGAGGCATTATATGAATATTGGGAGAGATTTAAGCAATTATGTTCCAGTTGCCCTCAACATCAGATTCCAGAACAGCTTTTAGTCCAATATTTCTACAAGGGTCTCTCACTTTTTGATAGGAACATGATTGATGCTGCAAGTGGAGGTGCATTGGTAAACAAAACGCCTCAAGAGGCACGAGCTCTAATCTCCAACATGGCTGCCAATGCACAACAATTCA GACAAGTGCAACAGTTAAAAACTTGTGGTGTATGTGCTATGGTGGGACATCCTACAGATATGTGTCCTGCACTACAAGAAGAAACAACGCAACAAGCCAATGCAATTGGTGGATTTCCTGGGCAGCCTCAGCGTCGATATGACCCATATTCTAATAGCTACAATCCAGGATGGAGGGATCATCCAAATTTCAGCTATAAAAATCAAGGAGGCCAACAAGGATATCCACAGCAAAATTGGAACAAACAACACGCACCCGAACAAACATCCAACTCAGGTATGTCTCTAGACGAAATTGTAAAGGCCTTAGCTGAAAATACTCAAAAATTTCAACAGGAAACGAGGGCCAGCATTCAAAATCTAGGAACCCAGATCACGCAGATCGCTACATCAGTCAGCAAGTTGGAAACTCAGAATTCTGGAAAACTACCTTCGCAAACGGTGGTTAATCCAAAAGAAAATGCAAGTGCCATGATATTGAGGAGTGGGAAGGAGATTAACCAAAAGAACACTTCACCAACAAAGGATGCTGAAGAAAGAGGCACAAATGAAGAAATCGAAGGAGAATCTGAAAAACAACCAAAGGTAAATTCTAAGTCTTTCTCATCTACTATTTCTAATGTGGTTGTTCCTCCATTTCCTTCCAGGTtggaaaaatccaaaaaaatggACTACGAGACAGAAGTGCTGGAAACCTTTAGAAAGGTGGAGATCAACATTCCTCTTATAGATGCCATCAAACAAATTCCAAGGTATGCTAAATTTTTAAAGGATTTGTGCACTAACAAAAGGAGGTTGAAAAGTGATGAAAAAGTAAGCGTGGGAGAAAATGTGTCCGCGGTTATTAAGAAGTCACTGCCAAACAAATGCAAGGATCCAGGTATGTTAACAATGCATTGTGTTAATGGAAATCTGAAAATTGAGCGTGCCATGCTAGATTTTGGTGCATCCATTAATGTCATGCCCTATTCAATATATTGTGCTCTGAATTTGGGTCCTTTAAAAGAAACTAGAGTGGTGATTCAACTAGCTGACCGATCGAATGCTTACCCTGAAGGCGTTGTGGAGGATGTTCTGGTGCAGGTTAAAGAATTGATATTTCCTGCGGATTTCTACATATTGCGAATGGAAGAAGACTCCACTGCGATTTCAGCTACGATTCTATTGGGGAGATCTTTCATGAAAACAGCTAGAACCAAGATTGATGTGGAAGAGGGTACTCTTTCCGTCGAATTCGACGGAGAGATTGTGAAATTTAGTATCTTTGATGCTATGAAATACCCAAATGAAAACCACTCTATATGTTCAATCGATATTGTTGATTCAATTGTGCAGGAACATTTTGAGGAGACATATGAGATTGACAGTTTTCACATGCAGGCACAGTTGGAGGTGGAAGGAGAGATAGCTGAAGCTTGGGAAATTTCGAAAACTGGATGA
- the LOC142527207 gene encoding exocyst complex component EXO70C1-like — protein sequence MIPSIAMEKLTLGEHNNFSKTCQIPTTLRSSSVNDASYRKIYSRKYSLGEDVESSSPDDLFGNIDTFTNFLLEIDDKSSGPPETPDFVETLLKMIESKLEGDDAKRKVLGEEMSEDDMFFMEAVAHISKLTNALSHFPPYATLNRTSMVLQRAMTFLEEEFRALLEDSTNWLDQNHNIYKALSNQEEYSDRCMLPREPDSVESDDYLAYSPQVMTKMNKIATTMVSSGYETECCQVYSICRRNAIRQQMERIEFEKININDVVKMPWESLEGEISRWIRVVNFYSRVIFPSEKKLGELVFSEHPQFWQSHFSNLARSVVIQLLDFAEAVAMAKRSAEKLFKFLDLYETLKNLILSMDSDLCSTDLMLEIASGGDRVGEAAASIFCDLENSIKSDAARTPVPGGAVHPLTRYVMNYLKYAGEYKDTLEKIFQKHKGHDICSTETSENEASRTSTSEAATPFCIQVVRVMELLDENLEAKSNLYRDPSLRYIFLMNNGRYILQKVKSCAEIRQVMGDTWCRRRSTVVRQYHKNYQRETWSRVLQCLNQEGLLQMNGGKVNKAAMKERMKTFSTIFEEIHRTQSSWMVSDEQLQSELRVSISAVIIPAYRSFVGRFRQYLDNGKQADKYIKYQPEDIEALLEDLFEGNTTSMSSRRRP from the coding sequence ATGATTCCATCTATAGCAATGGAAAAGTTGACTCTTGGTGAACACAATAACTTCAGCAAAACTTGTCAAATTCCAACCACCCTGCGTTCCTCATCAGTAAATGATGCATCTTATCGAAAAATATACTCGAGGAAATATAGTCTAGGAGAAGACGTTGAATCGTCTAGTCCGGATGATCTTTTTGGAAATATCGATACATTCACAAACTTCCTTCTGGAAATTGATGACAAGTCATCAGGTCCTCCTGAAACTCCTGATTTCGTCGAGACTTTATTGAAGATGATCGAATCGAAACTAGAGGGTGATGATGCCAAAAGAAAAGTACTTGGAGAAGAGATGAGCGAGGACGATATGTTTTTCATGGAAGCTGTGGCGCACATCTCCAAATTGACAAATGCTTTGAGCCATTTTCCACCATATGCCACCTTGAACAGAACCAGCATGGTGTTACAACGTGCCATGACATTCTTGGAAGAGGAATTTCGGGCACTGTTGGAAGATTCCACAAATTGGTTGGATCAGAATCATAATATATACAAAGCTTTGTCGAATCAAGAAGAATATTCGGATCGCTGCATGCTGCCTAGAGAACCTGATTCTGTCGAATCAGATGATTATCTGGCCTATTCACCGCAAGTCATGACGAAAATGAATAAAATTGCGACAACCATGGTTTCCTCTGGGTACGAAACCGAATGTTGCCAAGTTTATTCGATATGTCGAAGAAATGCGATCAGGCAGCAAATGGAAAGGATTGAATTCGAAAAAATCAATATCAACGATGTGGTAAAAATGCCATGGGAATCGCTCGAGGGCGAGATTTCACGGTGGATCAGGGTCGTGAATTTTTATTCACGAGTCATTTTCCCCAGCGAGAAAAAGCTCGGTGAGTTGGTCTTTTCGGAACATCCGCAGTTCTGGCAAAGCCATTTTAGCAACCTCGCTCGCTCAGTGGTGATTCAGCTACTTGACTTTGCAGAGGCGGTGGCAATGGCGAAACGATCTGCAGAAAAGCTGTTCAAATTCCTCGACTTGTACGAGACGCTGAAGAATCTTATTCTATCTATGGACAGCGACTTATGCTCCACCGACTTGATGTTGGAGATTGCATCGGGAGGCGATAGGGTCGGGGAGGCAGCTGCTAGCATATTCTGCGATCTTGAAAATTCGATCAAGAGCGATGCCGCGAGAACACCAGTTCCTGGTGGCGCCGTGCACCCACTAACGCGTTACGTGATGAACTATCTAAAGTACGCCGGTGAGTACAAAGACACATTGGAGAAAATCTTTCAAAAGCACAAGGGGCATGACATTTGTAGTACGGAAACGTCAGAGAATGAAGCCTCGAGAACTAGTACTAGTGAGGCCGCAACGCCGTTTTGTATTCAGGTGGTGAGAGTGATGGAACTTTTGGATGAGAATTTAGAAGCCAAATCGAATCTTTACAGAGATCCTTCACTCCGATACATATTCTTGATGAATAACGGAAGATATATATTGCAAAAAGTAAAGAGTTGTGCCGAAATCCGCCAAGTCATGGGGGATACATGGTGCCGGAGAAGATCAACAGTGGTGAGGCAGTATCATAAAAATTATCAGAGAGAGACGTGGAGTAGAGTGCTGCAGTGTTTGAATCAAGAAGGACTGTTGCAAATGAATGGTGGAAAAGTAAACAAAGCTGCGATGaaggagaggatgaagacattTAGTACAATATTTGAAGAAATACACAGAACACAGAGCAGTTGGATGGTCAGTGATGAGCAGCTTCAATCGGAGCTTAGGGTGTCTATATCTGCGGTCATCATACCGGCTTACCGATCCTTCGTTGGCCGGTTCCGGCAATATTTGGACAATGGAAAACAAGCTGATAAGTACATCAAGTACCAGCCTGAGGATATCGAAGCATTACTTGAAGATCTCTTCGAGGGTAATACTACTTCAATGTCGTCTAGGAGGAGACCCTAA